One Micromonospora eburnea genomic region harbors:
- a CDS encoding cytochrome P450 has translation MSTPLATPDETRDFPIGRQCPYRPSTGYDAFRADGPLSRVRLYDGREVWLVTGYAEARALLADRRVSINPRLDGFPALSAEMAELEGTGYTDVLIGVDPPLHTRQRAMLIPSFSVRRMNALRPAIQDIVDQRIDAMLAAGPPADLVAGFALPVPSMAVCVLLGVPYEDRAAFEGPARGLFDPDPDRAGEAMTALTEYFGQLVRAKETNPGTGLLDDLIAEQVHKGTLSRDELVRYAMLMLIAGQDTTANVISLGTLALLEHPDQFAKLRADPDLATGAVEEIMRYVSLIEAISRVALEDIEISGHHIKAGEGVLIGAAAANFSPALVPTPDAFDVTRSPRHHLGFGFGVHQCIGQNLARIELELAFRALPQRMPNLRLAVPADEIRTSVTGPMERLTTLPVTW, from the coding sequence CCGACGGCCCGCTCTCCCGGGTACGGCTCTACGACGGACGCGAGGTGTGGCTGGTCACCGGATACGCCGAGGCGCGGGCACTGCTCGCCGACCGGCGCGTGTCGATCAACCCCCGCCTCGACGGTTTCCCCGCGCTCAGCGCGGAGATGGCGGAGCTGGAGGGCACCGGCTACACCGACGTGCTGATCGGCGTCGACCCACCGTTGCACACCCGGCAGCGCGCCATGCTGATCCCCAGCTTCTCGGTACGCCGGATGAACGCGCTGCGGCCGGCCATCCAGGACATCGTCGACCAGCGCATCGACGCGATGCTGGCGGCCGGACCGCCGGCGGACCTGGTCGCCGGGTTCGCGCTGCCGGTGCCGTCGATGGCGGTCTGTGTGCTGCTCGGTGTCCCGTACGAGGACCGCGCGGCGTTCGAGGGGCCGGCCCGGGGTCTGTTCGACCCGGACCCGGACCGGGCCGGCGAGGCGATGACCGCGCTGACCGAGTACTTCGGGCAGCTCGTCCGGGCCAAGGAGACCAACCCGGGCACCGGGCTGCTCGACGACCTCATCGCCGAGCAGGTGCACAAGGGGACGCTGTCCCGCGACGAGCTGGTCCGGTACGCGATGCTCATGCTGATCGCCGGGCAGGACACCACCGCCAACGTCATCTCGTTGGGGACCCTGGCGCTGCTGGAGCACCCGGATCAGTTCGCCAAGCTGCGCGCCGATCCGGACCTCGCCACCGGCGCGGTGGAGGAGATCATGCGCTACGTCTCCCTCATCGAGGCGATCTCCCGGGTGGCGCTGGAGGACATCGAGATCTCCGGCCACCACATCAAGGCCGGTGAGGGTGTGCTGATCGGCGCTGCCGCCGCCAACTTCTCACCGGCGCTGGTGCCGACGCCGGACGCGTTCGACGTGACCCGGTCGCCCCGGCACCACCTCGGCTTCGGCTTCGGCGTCCACCAGTGCATCGGGCAGAACCTCGCCCGGATCGAGCTGGAGCTGGCCTTCCGCGCGCTGCCTCAGCGGATGCCCAACCTGCGGCTCGCCGTGCCGGCCGACGAGATCCGGACCAGCGTCACCGGTCCGATGGAGCGGCTGACGACGCTTCCGGTGACCTGGTAG
- a CDS encoding abortive infection protein has protein sequence MTGSPQPGTPHDAARPGVLRSVGVAYDTGTNFATGQGDLSRVVWNNDRMAEEIGAIRRQLHCNSVTLYGSDLGRLADTARAAAEVGLHVWLQPRLVDRPQPEIVDHLAETARVAERMRRDGAAVSLSTGCVHLVFTPGLVAGEQYHQRMANIFAEADHHVLRPTGTVDLVGANERLNQFLDRSVRTVRSIFGGEVGYAAAPFEDVDWRLFDTVRLMHYYTLGYPARDEDQVAEIARYHRWGKPVMIAEFGTATHPRAAEMAFLSFDVVDRSGPEPTVHEGVLRDEPAQAAFHQRMLDVFARAGVHGVAVSEFIHPTHPHSTDPRLDLDAASMALVKTIRADHHDPASEYRWEPKQSFHALAARYALLGADEPGSHARP, from the coding sequence ATGACAGGCAGTCCGCAGCCCGGCACCCCGCACGACGCCGCCCGACCCGGAGTCCTGCGCTCGGTCGGCGTCGCCTACGACACCGGCACCAACTTCGCCACCGGTCAGGGGGATCTGTCCCGGGTGGTCTGGAACAACGACCGGATGGCCGAGGAGATCGGGGCGATCCGCCGGCAACTGCACTGCAACTCGGTCACCCTCTACGGCAGCGACCTGGGGCGGCTGGCGGACACCGCGCGGGCGGCGGCCGAGGTCGGGCTGCACGTGTGGCTGCAACCCCGCCTCGTCGACCGACCGCAACCGGAGATCGTCGACCATCTGGCCGAAACGGCGCGCGTCGCCGAGCGGATGCGACGCGACGGGGCCGCCGTCAGCCTCTCCACCGGCTGCGTCCACCTGGTCTTCACGCCGGGCCTGGTCGCCGGCGAGCAGTACCACCAGCGGATGGCGAACATCTTCGCCGAGGCCGACCATCACGTCCTGCGGCCGACCGGCACGGTCGACCTGGTCGGCGCCAACGAACGCCTCAACCAGTTCCTCGACCGGTCGGTGCGGACCGTGCGATCGATCTTCGGCGGGGAGGTCGGTTACGCCGCGGCCCCGTTCGAGGACGTCGACTGGCGACTGTTCGACACGGTCCGACTCATGCACTACTACACCCTCGGCTACCCGGCCCGGGACGAGGACCAGGTCGCCGAGATCGCGCGTTACCACCGATGGGGCAAGCCGGTGATGATCGCGGAGTTCGGGACGGCGACCCATCCGCGCGCCGCTGAGATGGCGTTCCTCTCCTTCGACGTCGTCGACCGGAGCGGACCCGAGCCGACCGTCCACGAGGGGGTTCTCCGCGACGAGCCCGCCCAGGCGGCCTTCCACCAGCGGATGCTGGACGTGTTCGCCCGGGCGGGCGTGCACGGCGTGGCGGTGAGCGAGTTCATCCACCCGACGCACCCGCACTCCACGGATCCCCGCCTGGACCTCGACGCGGCGAGCATGGCGCTGGTCAAGACCATCCGGGCCGACCACCACGACCCGGCGTCCGAATACCGCTGGGAGCCCAAGCAGTCCTTCCACGCCCTCGCCGCGCGGTACGCGCTGCTGGGCGCGGACGAGCCGGGCAGCCACGCTCGTCCGTGA
- a CDS encoding SDR family NAD(P)-dependent oxidoreductase, whose product MAEFDGRTVLITGGGSGIGLATARRLLEVGARVVIAGRSVARLHRALEALDAPERVVAVPADVSVAADLDRLMTVVEHRVGRLHGVFANAGIARFNPCAAVADEEYADLLDTNLRGVFHTIQKALPLLVDGAAVVVNGSWLVHRGLATTPLYAAGKAAVVNLARSLAADLGARGTRINAVSPGYIVTDMFLGIADTEESREAARGQVPLGRLGRPEDVADAVVFLLSDRSSYITGQELLVDGGLITSVPK is encoded by the coding sequence ATGGCGGAGTTCGACGGTAGGACGGTCCTGATCACCGGGGGTGGCAGCGGCATCGGCCTGGCCACCGCGCGCAGGCTGCTGGAGGTCGGTGCGCGGGTGGTCATCGCGGGCCGCAGCGTCGCCCGGTTGCACCGGGCGCTCGAGGCGCTCGACGCGCCCGAGCGGGTCGTCGCGGTACCCGCCGACGTGTCGGTGGCAGCGGACCTCGACCGGTTGATGACCGTGGTGGAACACCGCGTCGGCCGTCTGCACGGGGTGTTCGCCAACGCCGGGATCGCCCGGTTCAACCCGTGCGCGGCGGTGGCCGACGAGGAGTACGCCGACCTGCTCGACACCAACCTCCGGGGGGTCTTCCACACGATCCAGAAGGCGCTGCCGCTGCTGGTCGACGGCGCGGCGGTGGTGGTGAACGGGAGCTGGCTGGTGCACCGTGGTCTGGCGACGACTCCTCTGTACGCGGCCGGCAAGGCGGCGGTCGTGAACCTCGCCCGTTCCCTCGCCGCGGACCTGGGGGCCCGTGGCACCCGGATCAACGCGGTGAGCCCCGGCTACATCGTGACGGACATGTTCCTCGGCATCGCCGACACGGAGGAGTCCCGGGAGGCCGCTCGCGGCCAGGTCCCGCTGGGGCGGTTGGGCCGGCCGGAGGACGTGGCGGACGCCGTGGTCTTTCTGCTGTCCGACCGGTCGTCCTACATCACCGGACAGGAGCTGCTGGTCGACGGTGGACTGATCACGTCAGTGCCGAAGTGA
- a CDS encoding DUF1579 family protein gives MSDNTQQMPPPPQPSPDLRRLDFLVGTWKLSGKTEAGPMGPAAELSGTETFEWLEGGFFLVHHWNCAIDMGPAGKMPDVGYEFFDFDPETQKFRSHYFSSFGPFNEEQSRYTGDFEDDKLVLVGPAKYVRKLNDDGTITYDCDFPLPDGNWVPFMHATLTKVS, from the coding sequence ATGTCCGACAACACCCAGCAGATGCCCCCGCCGCCGCAGCCGTCCCCGGACCTGCGCCGCCTCGACTTCCTCGTCGGCACCTGGAAGCTCAGCGGCAAGACGGAGGCCGGCCCGATGGGCCCGGCGGCCGAGCTCTCCGGCACCGAGACCTTCGAGTGGCTCGAGGGAGGCTTCTTCCTGGTCCACCACTGGAACTGCGCGATCGACATGGGCCCGGCCGGCAAGATGCCGGACGTCGGCTACGAGTTCTTCGACTTCGACCCGGAGACCCAGAAGTTCCGCTCGCACTACTTCAGCAGCTTCGGGCCGTTCAACGAGGAGCAGAGCCGCTACACCGGCGACTTCGAGGACGACAAGCTCGTCCTGGTGGGCCCGGCGAAGTACGTCCGCAAGCTCAACGACGACGGGACCATCACCTACGACTGCGACTTCCCGCTGCCGGACGGCAACTGGGTGCCGTTCATGCACGCCACGCTGACCAAGGTCTCCTGA
- a CDS encoding SAM-dependent methyltransferase, producing the protein MDSTIPTTDDIGRMYDETAALSQIFIDGQEHLPYWYDDRDDTPVVEAAKRITRKLAEAIDLRPGEDVLDAGCGVGAPAVQLAEEYAARVTGVTISPVQAVEAQRRAERSEAASRIAFAHGDYHDLAFADGSFDAVVAIESLMHAGDLTAPLAEFHRVLRPGGRLAIADCTREAHVGADRAAEFMAAFQIGQLLSVPEWISRLRAAGFDVEEYTQCGPRVYGMGLRYLDRADELHDELSTRFGEDMVRELKQSYRDYFAWDGDIGYVVIAARKPYL; encoded by the coding sequence ATGGACTCGACAATACCCACCACGGACGACATCGGCCGGATGTACGACGAGACCGCGGCGCTGTCGCAGATCTTCATCGACGGCCAGGAACACCTGCCCTACTGGTACGACGACCGTGACGACACTCCCGTGGTCGAGGCGGCCAAGCGGATCACCCGCAAGCTCGCCGAGGCGATCGACCTGCGGCCGGGGGAGGACGTCCTCGACGCCGGCTGTGGTGTCGGTGCGCCCGCCGTGCAGCTGGCCGAGGAGTACGCGGCCCGGGTCACCGGCGTCACCATCAGCCCCGTACAGGCGGTGGAGGCGCAGCGCCGCGCCGAGCGCAGCGAGGCGGCCTCCCGGATCGCGTTCGCCCACGGCGACTACCACGACCTCGCCTTCGCCGACGGGTCGTTCGACGCGGTCGTGGCGATCGAGTCGCTCATGCACGCCGGTGACCTGACGGCGCCGCTCGCCGAGTTCCACCGCGTGCTGCGGCCCGGCGGCCGGTTGGCCATCGCGGACTGCACCCGGGAGGCGCACGTGGGCGCGGATCGGGCCGCCGAGTTCATGGCGGCCTTCCAGATCGGCCAACTGCTCTCCGTACCGGAGTGGATCTCGCGGCTGCGGGCGGCGGGCTTCGACGTGGAGGAGTACACCCAGTGCGGGCCACGGGTGTACGGCATGGGGCTGCGCTATCTGGACCGCGCCGACGAGCTGCACGACGAGCTGTCCACGCGGTTCGGCGAGGACATGGTGCGTGAGCTCAAGCAGTCCTACCGGGACTACTTCGCCTGGGACGGCGACATCGGCTACGTGGTCATCGCCGCGCGTAAGCCGTACCTCTGA
- a CDS encoding RNA polymerase subunit sigma-70 translates to MANLGANAPQRDAEQTTAITTIDEEGFAALADRHRRELQVHCYRMLGSFEDAEDLVQETYLRAWRKRETFEGRSTARSWLYRIATNACLDFLRRNARTPLPHRQPALGAGPTTPPPATDEVPWLQPYPDYLLDPVAPPDSQPDSQIMARETIELAFLVAIQHLPPQQRAVLILRDVLGWSANETAAMLDISLASANSALQRARATLKDRLPPRPIDWGPTDDPAEAERALVQRCIEALEKADAANFAKLLREDVRVTMPPDPFWIIGREMFVAGLVAQFDPTSPAYFGEWKALGTHANRQPAVAGYVRRPGESLYRPQVLNVFRIEDGMIAEITAFSPDVFPMFDLPASL, encoded by the coding sequence ATGGCGAACCTTGGTGCAAATGCGCCGCAACGCGACGCCGAGCAGACGACCGCCATCACCACCATCGACGAGGAGGGCTTCGCGGCTCTCGCCGACCGGCACCGCCGGGAGTTGCAGGTCCACTGCTACCGGATGCTGGGCTCCTTCGAGGACGCGGAGGATCTCGTCCAGGAGACCTATCTGCGGGCGTGGCGCAAACGGGAGACGTTCGAGGGGCGGTCCACCGCCCGGTCCTGGCTGTACCGCATCGCGACGAACGCCTGCCTGGACTTCCTGCGGCGCAACGCGCGCACCCCCCTCCCGCACCGCCAGCCGGCCCTGGGAGCGGGGCCGACCACCCCGCCGCCGGCGACCGACGAGGTCCCCTGGCTGCAGCCCTACCCCGACTACCTGCTCGACCCCGTGGCGCCACCCGACAGCCAGCCGGACTCGCAGATCATGGCGCGGGAGACGATCGAGCTGGCGTTCCTCGTGGCGATCCAGCACCTGCCGCCCCAGCAGCGGGCGGTGCTGATCCTGCGGGACGTGCTCGGCTGGTCGGCGAACGAGACCGCCGCGATGCTGGACATCAGCCTCGCCTCCGCCAACAGTGCCCTGCAACGGGCGCGGGCCACGCTGAAGGACCGGCTCCCGCCCCGCCCGATCGACTGGGGCCCGACCGATGATCCGGCCGAGGCCGAGCGCGCCCTCGTGCAACGGTGCATCGAGGCGCTGGAGAAGGCCGACGCGGCGAACTTCGCGAAGCTCCTCCGCGAGGACGTACGGGTGACCATGCCGCCGGACCCGTTCTGGATCATCGGCCGGGAGATGTTCGTCGCCGGTCTCGTCGCGCAGTTCGACCCGACGTCACCGGCCTACTTCGGGGAGTGGAAGGCGCTCGGGACGCACGCGAACCGGCAGCCGGCGGTCGCGGGATACGTCCGCCGGCCGGGCGAGTCGCTGTACCGCCCGCAGGTGCTCAACGTCTTCCGGATCGAGGACGGCATGATCGCGGAGATCACCGCGTTCTCGCCGGACGTCTTCCCGATGTTCGACCTGCCTGCCTCCCTGTGA
- a CDS encoding O-methyltransferase: protein MSAAAGGGIAKHVPVNQVLREYLLASTTPPDPAVRALIAATDGLGEVAGMMVPAEQLALLTLLTRIAGARTVIDIGTLTGLSALAFARGLPPGGRVITCDNSDRWLDLARAHWQGAGVADRIDFRLGPAARTLRAMAGEPAVDLVFVDADKLNYPTYYDLAVPLLRPGGLLVLDNVLLDGFVTAPELAGESLQRRCAAVLREVNAAVAADDRLEAVMLPIADGLTIARKR, encoded by the coding sequence ATGAGCGCGGCGGCGGGTGGCGGGATCGCCAAGCACGTACCTGTCAATCAGGTGTTACGGGAGTACCTGCTCGCGTCGACGACGCCACCCGATCCGGCCGTGCGTGCCCTCATCGCCGCCACCGACGGCCTCGGTGAGGTGGCGGGGATGATGGTGCCGGCGGAGCAGCTCGCGCTGTTGACCCTGCTGACCCGGATCGCCGGCGCCCGTACCGTGATCGACATCGGCACCCTCACCGGGCTCTCCGCCCTGGCCTTCGCGCGCGGCCTGCCCCCGGGCGGCCGGGTGATCACCTGTGACAACAGCGACCGCTGGCTGGACCTGGCCCGCGCGCACTGGCAGGGGGCGGGGGTGGCCGACCGCATCGACTTCCGGCTCGGTCCGGCCGCGCGGACCCTTCGGGCGATGGCCGGCGAGCCGGCCGTGGACCTCGTCTTCGTCGACGCCGACAAGTTGAACTACCCGACCTACTACGACCTCGCGGTGCCGCTGCTCCGCCCCGGCGGTCTGCTGGTGCTGGACAACGTGCTGCTCGACGGCTTCGTGACCGCGCCGGAACTGGCCGGTGAGTCGTTGCAGCGCAGGTGCGCCGCGGTGCTGCGCGAGGTCAACGCGGCCGTGGCGGCCGACGACCGGTTGGAGGCGGTCATGCTCCCGATCGCCGACGGGCTCACCATCGCCAGGAAGCGGTGA
- a CDS encoding Ku protein, whose translation MRAMWKGAISFGLVSIAVKVHAATEEKAVRFRQVHRDDNGRISVRRFCDDCGDEVAYEDVAKAYELDDGRLVAISDEELAGLPLPTLRTIEVLRFVRTEEVDPVLYHRTYFLEPDDIAVLPYTLLRDALRDSRRVAIAKVALRQVERLAAIRVRDDMLLLHTMMWPDELRAPEFSFLDAPVAVPAPELARTTSLIDAMTERFDADGLRDDFRAALLALIATKAGDTPVDSAATTDVPASRAVRRRGRAEKAA comes from the coding sequence ATGCGGGCAATGTGGAAGGGTGCGATCTCCTTCGGCCTTGTGTCGATCGCCGTCAAGGTGCATGCCGCCACCGAGGAGAAGGCCGTCCGGTTCCGGCAGGTGCACCGCGACGACAACGGCCGGATCAGCGTACGGCGCTTCTGCGACGACTGCGGTGACGAGGTGGCCTACGAGGACGTCGCCAAGGCGTACGAACTCGACGACGGACGGTTGGTCGCCATCAGTGACGAGGAGTTGGCCGGTCTGCCGCTGCCGACGCTGCGCACCATCGAGGTGCTCAGGTTCGTCCGCACCGAGGAGGTCGACCCCGTCCTCTACCACCGGACGTACTTCCTGGAGCCGGACGACATCGCCGTCCTGCCGTACACCTTGCTGCGTGACGCGCTGCGCGACAGCCGCCGGGTGGCGATCGCCAAGGTCGCGCTGCGCCAGGTGGAACGGCTGGCGGCGATCCGGGTACGCGACGACATGCTCCTGCTGCACACGATGATGTGGCCGGACGAGCTGCGGGCGCCGGAGTTCTCCTTCCTCGACGCTCCGGTGGCGGTGCCGGCCCCGGAGTTGGCCCGGACCACCTCCCTGATCGACGCGATGACCGAGCGGTTCGACGCCGACGGCCTGCGGGACGATTTCCGGGCGGCCCTGCTGGCGCTGATCGCGACCAAGGCCGGCGACACGCCGGTGGACTCGGCGGCCACGACGGACGTGCCGGCTTCCCGCGCCGTACGGCGGCGCGGACGCGCCGAGAAAGCGGCGTAG
- a CDS encoding carboxymuconolactone decarboxylase family protein, with product MAHIDLGLDEQQNPGITGLMRFRPETAEPLNALAEVLLRAPHSMSPGERELIAAYVSGRNECEFCCTSHSLFAAAQLDQGMTLVQQVRADPDSAPISSKLKALLRIAGAVQQSGRAVTAEMVESAREQGATDIEIHDTVLIAAAFCMFNRYVDGLGTWAPESPDGYGDSVRRIVEHGYGV from the coding sequence ATCGCTCACATCGACTTGGGGCTTGACGAGCAGCAGAATCCCGGCATCACCGGCCTCATGCGGTTCCGGCCGGAGACCGCCGAACCCCTCAACGCGCTGGCGGAGGTGCTGCTGCGCGCCCCGCACTCGATGAGCCCGGGGGAGCGGGAGCTGATCGCGGCATACGTCTCGGGCCGCAACGAGTGCGAATTCTGCTGCACGTCGCACTCCCTGTTCGCCGCCGCCCAACTCGACCAGGGCATGACGCTGGTGCAACAGGTGCGCGCCGACCCCGACTCGGCCCCCATCTCGTCGAAGCTGAAGGCCCTGTTGCGTATCGCCGGGGCGGTGCAGCAGTCGGGCCGCGCGGTGACCGCCGAGATGGTGGAGTCCGCACGCGAGCAGGGCGCGACCGACATCGAGATCCACGACACCGTGCTCATCGCGGCGGCGTTCTGCATGTTCAACCGGTACGTGGACGGGCTGGGCACGTGGGCGCCGGAGAGCCCGGACGGATACGGCGACTCGGTACGGCGGATCGTCGAGCACGGGTACGGCGTGTGA
- a CDS encoding M20/M25/M40 family metallo-hydrolase has translation MADDTQILDGARARASSMLTRLEELVACESPPGEARQLSVCADLLTAWGDAVLGRPARRVVVDGLPHLLWPATDQRVLLLGHFDTVWPAGTVRDWPFSIRGHLATGPGVCDMKAGIVQVLTALELLPDTDRVGLLLTCDEESGSPGSRALIEREAARSGVVLVGEPSTESGELKVARKGGSAYRLVVRGRAAHAGVEPHRGVNAGVEVAHQALAVQRFADGETTVTPTVLSAGTTSNVVPESGALSVDVRAWTREELHRVDALVRSLRPRLPGARLTVTGGVNRYPMPPEVAAPLLRVAQEAATRMGLPAVRGVHAPGASDANFTGALGVPTLDGLGGVGGLPHARGEWVDVSRMAERTALLAAVIRRVLADGVPAVAATRTTVAD, from the coding sequence ATGGCGGACGATACGCAGATCCTGGACGGTGCCCGGGCCAGAGCCAGCTCGATGCTGACCCGACTGGAGGAGCTGGTGGCCTGCGAATCCCCGCCCGGGGAGGCGCGGCAGCTGTCGGTGTGCGCCGACCTGCTGACCGCCTGGGGCGACGCGGTGCTGGGCCGGCCCGCGCGGCGGGTGGTCGTGGACGGCCTGCCGCATCTGCTGTGGCCGGCCACCGACCAGCGGGTGCTGCTGCTGGGTCACTTCGACACGGTGTGGCCGGCCGGCACGGTACGGGACTGGCCCTTCTCGATCCGCGGCCACCTGGCGACGGGCCCCGGGGTGTGCGACATGAAGGCCGGCATCGTGCAGGTGCTGACCGCGCTGGAGCTGCTGCCCGACACCGACCGGGTGGGCCTGCTGTTGACCTGCGACGAGGAGAGCGGATCGCCGGGTTCCCGGGCGTTGATCGAGAGGGAGGCCGCCCGCTCCGGCGTGGTGCTCGTGGGTGAGCCGTCCACCGAGTCGGGCGAGCTGAAGGTGGCGCGCAAGGGTGGCTCGGCGTACCGGTTGGTGGTGCGAGGGCGGGCCGCGCATGCCGGGGTGGAGCCGCACCGGGGAGTGAACGCGGGCGTCGAGGTGGCGCACCAGGCGTTGGCGGTGCAGCGGTTCGCCGACGGCGAGACCACCGTGACCCCGACGGTGCTGTCGGCCGGAACGACCTCCAACGTGGTGCCGGAGTCCGGCGCGCTGTCGGTGGACGTACGGGCGTGGACCCGGGAGGAGCTGCACCGGGTGGACGCCCTGGTGCGGTCCCTGCGCCCCCGCCTGCCGGGCGCCCGGTTGACCGTCACCGGTGGCGTCAACCGGTATCCGATGCCGCCGGAGGTGGCGGCGCCGCTGCTGCGGGTGGCCCAGGAGGCGGCGACCCGGATGGGGCTGCCGGCGGTACGGGGCGTGCACGCGCCCGGCGCGTCGGACGCCAACTTCACCGGCGCCCTGGGAGTGCCCACCTTGGACGGTCTGGGTGGGGTGGGCGGGCTGCCCCACGCCCGCGGCGAGTGGGTCGACGTGTCGCGGATGGCGGAGCGTACGGCGTTGCTCGCGGCGGTGATCCGCCGGGTGCTGGCCGACGGCGTGCCGGCAGTCGCGGCGACACGCACGACCGTCGCTGACTGA
- a CDS encoding carboxylate-amine ligase produces the protein MTRERTTGPRIGVEEEFLVVDAVTRAVTPAAEKVVSRAAERLGPRVSGEITTLQVETRTNPVSSVKELLDQLVEARRIVADAAATDGLRVVASGTSVLPGALCPPVTRGPRQDRGTATFRGLHDELAICALHVHVETPDRERAVLVGNHLRAYLPLLVAVTANSPYWEGRDSGYASWRTMVWPRWPVAGPPPRFESLAHYERVVAMLTDAGATVDGGTLFWDVRPSLRFPTVEVRVADVPVTAQESALVAALVRALAVRADEAVARGDVGPELPGELLRAAYWRAARDGLEGELLDVTTGRLRPARELLAETVAAVSPVLRGYGDDGLVDGWLRSLLATGSGAARQRAAAARRGELSDTVDYLASATPGA, from the coding sequence ATGACGCGGGAACGCACGACGGGTCCCCGGATCGGGGTCGAGGAGGAGTTCCTCGTCGTCGACGCGGTGACCCGCGCGGTGACCCCGGCAGCGGAGAAGGTGGTGTCCCGTGCCGCCGAGCGGCTCGGCCCGCGCGTCTCCGGCGAGATCACCACATTGCAGGTGGAGACCCGCACGAACCCGGTTTCGTCGGTCAAGGAGCTGCTCGACCAGCTCGTCGAGGCACGGCGGATCGTCGCGGACGCCGCCGCCACGGACGGGCTGCGGGTCGTCGCCTCCGGCACCTCCGTGCTGCCCGGTGCGCTGTGCCCGCCGGTGACCCGGGGGCCGCGGCAGGACCGGGGCACCGCCACGTTCCGGGGCCTGCACGACGAGCTGGCGATCTGCGCGCTGCACGTGCACGTGGAGACGCCGGACCGGGAGCGGGCCGTGCTGGTGGGCAACCACCTGCGCGCGTACCTGCCGCTGCTGGTGGCCGTGACCGCGAACTCGCCGTACTGGGAGGGGCGGGACTCCGGGTACGCGAGCTGGCGGACGATGGTCTGGCCGCGCTGGCCGGTGGCCGGCCCTCCCCCACGGTTCGAGTCGTTGGCGCACTACGAGCGGGTGGTGGCGATGCTGACCGACGCGGGGGCCACCGTGGACGGCGGGACGCTGTTCTGGGACGTACGTCCCTCGCTGCGCTTCCCCACCGTGGAGGTACGGGTCGCCGACGTGCCCGTGACCGCGCAGGAGTCCGCCCTGGTGGCGGCGCTGGTGCGGGCCCTGGCCGTACGGGCGGACGAGGCGGTGGCCCGGGGCGACGTCGGCCCGGAGCTGCCCGGTGAGCTGCTGCGCGCGGCATACTGGCGGGCCGCCCGCGACGGCCTGGAGGGCGAGCTGCTGGACGTGACGACCGGCCGGCTGCGCCCGGCCCGGGAGCTGCTGGCCGAGACGGTGGCGGCGGTGTCCCCGGTGCTGCGTGGATACGGTGACGACGGCCTGGTGGACGGCTGGCTGCGGTCGCTGCTCGCGACGGGCAGCGGGGCGGCCCGTCAGCGGGCGGCGGCGGCCCGCCGGGGCGAACTGAGCGACACGGTCGACTATCTCGCCTCGGCGACCCCCGGCGCGTGA
- a CDS encoding nitroreductase family protein, giving the protein MVDAAREFADLMATRRSIRHFAPDPVPMEAIEEAVRAASTAPSGANLQPWRFVVITDPDRKRRLRDAAEAEERAFYQRRASPEWLDAIAPIGTDWHKPFLEVAPAVIVVFEVHQGPRTPKPYYVKESVGIAVGLLIAALHRAGLATLTHTPSPMRFLNTVCERPPEERPYVVMPVGFPAADAWVPDLERKPLREVLVRR; this is encoded by the coding sequence ATGGTCGACGCGGCGCGGGAGTTCGCCGACCTGATGGCGACGCGTCGCTCGATTCGGCATTTCGCGCCCGATCCGGTGCCGATGGAGGCGATCGAGGAGGCGGTACGGGCGGCGTCGACCGCGCCCAGCGGCGCGAACCTGCAACCGTGGCGGTTCGTGGTGATCACCGACCCGGACCGCAAGCGCCGGCTACGCGACGCGGCCGAGGCCGAGGAGCGGGCGTTCTACCAGCGGCGGGCCTCTCCGGAGTGGCTGGACGCGATCGCCCCGATCGGCACGGACTGGCACAAGCCGTTCCTGGAGGTCGCACCCGCGGTGATCGTGGTGTTCGAGGTGCACCAGGGCCCGCGTACGCCGAAGCCGTACTACGTGAAGGAGTCGGTGGGCATCGCGGTCGGCCTGTTGATCGCCGCGTTGCACCGGGCGGGGCTCGCCACCCTGACGCACACCCCGAGCCCGATGCGCTTCCTGAACACGGTGTGCGAGCGCCCGCCGGAGGAGCGCCCGTACGTGGTCATGCCGGTGGGTTTCCCGGCGGCGGACGCGTGGGTGCCGGACCTGGAGCGCAAGCCGCTGCGGGAGGTCCTCGTCCGGCGGTGA